A single window of Sulfurovum riftiae DNA harbors:
- the rpsB gene encoding 30S ribosomal protein S2 yields the protein MKELLEAGVHFGHQKERWNPKMKKYIFTERNGIHIIDLQQTIKFFEQAYDYIA from the coding sequence ATGAAGGAGCTCCTTGAGGCCGGCGTTCACTTTGGTCACCAGAAGGAACGCTGGAATCCCAAAATGAAGAAGTACATCTTCACAGAGCGTAACGGTATCCACATCATTGACCTCCAGCAGACTATCAAGTTTTTTGAGCAGGCCTACGACTACATCGC